One Coccinella septempunctata chromosome X, icCocSept1.1, whole genome shotgun sequence genomic window carries:
- the LOC123322317 gene encoding uncharacterized protein LOC123322317, whose amino-acid sequence MKWFNDELEMIANKLNIEIKNIKPMKSYPKNGMSDLCHICERSFTAGDESVIDHDHFTGEIRGQAHKICNLQYKKSFMIPVVFHNLSGYDSHFLIRNFSQFAKISVLPLNKEKYISFTVHLEGHQIKYRFIDSIRFMESSLEKLATYLKPDSFINLYSHFPNLTAKHYKLLTRKGIYPYDYIDSIEKLTETTLPSREKFYNKLNDEDITDEEYSHAQQVWSIFDYNAPEGYFLEVDLEYPKHLHDIHSDLPFCPENRVPPGSKLPKLLTTLYDKKKYILHYRNLKQTLENGMVLTKIHRVLKFKQSAWRKSYIDLNTELRMKASNDFEKNLYKLMNNGYE is encoded by the exons atgaaatggtTCAATGATGAATTAGAGATGATagcaaataaattgaatattgaaataaagaaCATAAAACCTATGAAATCATATCCGAAAAATGGAATGTCTGATTTGTGCCATATATGTGAGAGGTCATTTACTGCTGGAGATGAATCTGTAATAGATCATGATCATTTCACGGGTGAAATAAGAGGACAGGCTCATAAGATATGTAatttacaatataaaaaatcatttatgataCCAGTTGTCTTCCACAATTTAAGCGGTTATGACTCTCATTTCTTaataagaaatttttctcaatttgctAAGATATCAGTGTTACCATTGAATAAAGAAAAGTATATTTCGTTCACAGTTCATCTTGAGGGACATCAAATTAAATATAGGTTTATTG ataGTATTCGATTTATGGAATCATCTCTTGAAAAGTTAGCAACCTACTTGAAACCTGACTCATTCATTAATTTATACTCACATTTTCCAAATTTAACTGCTAAACACTATAAATTGCTTACTAGAAAAGGTATTTATCCCTATGATTACATTGATAGTATTGAAAAATTGACAGAGACTACACTCCCATCTAgagaaaaattttataataaattgaatgatgaaGATATAACTGATGAGGAATATTCACATGCTCAACAAGTCTGGTCCATTTTTGATT ATAATGCTCCAGAAGGGTATTTTTTAGAAGTTGATCTGGAATATCCAAAACACCTACATGATATACATTCAGATTTACCATTTTGTCCGGAAAATCGAGTACCTCCAGGTTCAAAATTACCTAAATTGTTAACAACATTATATGATAAGAAGAAATATATTTTACATTATAGAAATTTGAAACAGACCTTAGAAAACGGAATGGTTCTCACTAAAATCCATAGGgtattaaaattcaaacaatcaGCATGGCGTAAATCTTATATTGATCTCAATACCGAGCTTAGAATGAAGGCCTCGAACGATTTTGAAAAGAATCTTTACAAACTAATGAATAATGGTTATGAataa